The Echinicola rosea genome has a segment encoding these proteins:
- a CDS encoding formylglycine-generating enzyme family protein, with translation MNIPIYRKSFSGTLLLAVTAGLLWACSEGKSTAEATSENNSKPVEQATHQGKSEQEGMVWIPGGDFMMGTDEKEAYPVERPAVKRHVNGFYMDETEVTNAEFKQFVDETGYVTIAEKKPDWEEMKKQLPPNTPKPDESLLQAGSLVFVAPSQPVDTRDISNWWKWTPGASWKHPEGPGSDLQGRMDHPVVHIAYDDALAYAEWAGKRLPTEAEWEFAARGGLTEKRYSWGDELRPQGKFMANTFQGRFPNGNQGKDGFMGTAPVKNFPANDYGLYDIIGNVWELTDDWFDAIKFQRLTGNAPKLDANMNQCYNPTNPYAKERVIKGGSYLCSDNYCINYRPSARQGHAYDSGSSNVGFRCVKDAPAKTLGMN, from the coding sequence ATGAATATACCTATCTATAGAAAATCCTTTAGCGGCACTTTGCTCCTAGCTGTAACAGCCGGATTGCTTTGGGCCTGTAGTGAAGGAAAAAGTACAGCAGAGGCCACTTCTGAAAATAATTCCAAGCCAGTAGAACAAGCTACTCATCAAGGTAAATCCGAGCAAGAAGGTATGGTGTGGATCCCTGGAGGAGACTTCATGATGGGAACCGATGAAAAAGAAGCCTATCCCGTGGAAAGGCCGGCTGTCAAGCGCCATGTAAATGGATTCTATATGGATGAAACAGAAGTGACCAATGCTGAATTTAAACAGTTTGTCGACGAAACAGGTTATGTGACCATCGCTGAGAAGAAGCCTGATTGGGAGGAAATGAAAAAACAACTACCACCCAACACTCCCAAGCCAGATGAATCCCTGCTCCAAGCAGGGTCATTGGTCTTCGTGGCTCCTTCCCAACCCGTGGATACGAGGGATATCTCCAATTGGTGGAAATGGACACCTGGCGCCAGCTGGAAACATCCAGAGGGTCCAGGATCAGACCTTCAAGGCAGAATGGATCACCCCGTAGTTCATATCGCCTACGACGACGCCTTGGCTTATGCAGAGTGGGCTGGTAAGAGGTTGCCGACTGAAGCAGAATGGGAATTTGCTGCCAGAGGAGGCTTGACTGAAAAAAGGTATTCCTGGGGTGATGAGCTAAGACCACAGGGCAAGTTTATGGCCAATACTTTTCAAGGTCGATTCCCAAATGGAAATCAAGGAAAGGATGGCTTTATGGGCACCGCACCGGTAAAGAATTTTCCTGCAAACGACTATGGACTTTATGACATCATCGGTAATGTATGGGAACTGACCGATGACTGGTTTGACGCGATCAAATTCCAGCGGCTTACTGGAAATGCCCCTAAACTGGATGCCAATATGAACCAATGCTACAATCCTACCAATCCTTACGCAAAAGAAAGGGTCATAAAAGGTGGCTCATACTTATGCTCTGACAACTACTGCATCAACTACAGGCCCAGTGCCCGTCAAGGTCATGCTTATGACAGCGGCTCCTCCAATGTAGGCTTCAGATGCGTAAAAGATGCTCCTGCCAAAACACTAGGAATGAATTAA